Proteins from a genomic interval of Mustela lutreola isolate mMusLut2 chromosome 4, mMusLut2.pri, whole genome shotgun sequence:
- the ATP6V1F gene encoding V-type proton ATPase subunit F — MAGRGKLIAVIGDEDTVTGFLLGGIGELNKNRQPNFLVVEKDTTINEIEDTFRQFLNRDDIGIILINQYIAEMVRHALDAHQRSIPAVLEIPSKEHPYDAAKDSILRRARGMFTAEDLR; from the exons ATGGCGGGTAGGGGGAAGCTAATCGCGGTGATCGGAGACGAGGACACGGTGACTGGCTTCCTGCTGGGTGGCATAGGGGAGCTTAACAAGAACCGCCAGCCTAATTTCCTGGTGGTGGAGAAGGATACAACCATCAATGAGATCGAAGACACTTTCCG GCAGTTTCTAAACCGGGATGACATTGGCATTATCCTCATCAACCAGTACATCGCAGAGATGGTGCGGCACGCGCTCGACGCCCACCAGCGCTCCATTCCAGCTGTTCTGGAGATCCCGTCCAAGGAGCACCCCTATGATGCCGCCAAGGACTCCATCCTGCGCAGGGCCAGGGGCATGTTCACGGCCGAGGACCTGCGCTAG
- the SPMIP1 gene encoding protein ATP6V1FNB, whose translation MSRQLNMDTLRQNFWKEEYLREKMLRCEWHRKYGTMVKAKQKAKAAARLPLRLPTLHPKAPLPPPPTPKAMPTKAPSPALETPTIQSEMYPVPPATRALLYEGISHDFQGRYRYLNTRKLDMPEMRYIFPITTSFTYGWQLGPPVKQELVSCKMCRIESFFRKNGVFSLLDPQDLAL comes from the exons ATGTCACGGCAGCTCAACATGGATACGCTGCGGCAGAACTTTTGGAAGGAGGAGTATCTGCGGGAGAAGATGTTGCGCTGTGAATGGCACCGCAAGTATGGGACGATGGTGAAGGCCAAGCAGAAGGCTAAGGCGGCAGCGCGCCTACCCCTCAGACTGCCCACCCTGCACCCCAAAGCCCCACTTCCACCTCCACCAACCCCCAAAGCGATGCCAACCAAGGCCCCCAGCCCTGCGCTGGAGACCCCTACTATTCAGTCAGAAATGTACCCAGTCCCGCCTGCCACCCGGGCTCTGCTGTATGAAGGCATCTCCCACGACTTCCAGGGGCGCTATCGCTACCTCAACACCCGAAAACTGGACATGCCAGAGATGCGCTACATCTTCCCCATCACCACCAGCTTCACGTACGGCTGGCAGCTGG GCCCCCCAGTGAAGCAAGAACTGGTCTCCTGTAAGATGTGCCGCATTGAATCGTTCTTCCGAAAGAATGGGGTCTTCTCGCTGCTTGACCCTCAGGACCTGGCTCTCTGA
- the LOC131829737 gene encoding collagen alpha-1(II) chain-like isoform X2: MAPLQPQAGLSPVPAPLWTPCSPGPAPGCPAAGARESGLSLRTGAAHCVAGDGVEPEGPGADGLQEPNPTTSSSFGDPGSSESKDLAQRGERRQARPTTQRPSTSLWGRKLVSLRPSGLPSQGLSEPQDPPEGLDWSLGQERAELQKLLRIEIPQRQREQEPLEQKEERPGGQRGEAPRGESKEILSPREKIHQGQSGEATQALREEASVYPRGKAPQSERRECLQGQRHNSPECQRKEVLQEPQKETQGLEVKSFWASPGRVSQAWGVAAGEAPTQPPEEGGSLRISRDFCKSPGEQKPQPGGRESPGSGKRTTQLTQGQTDRPKPATGDPRAAQEGARPPLPPPRLPGPEAEELAAPGIGGLGPQGHPLALPGRPGPVPDPHGLRGLEGSPGTEEQVPGGSTRLLGTVGELRGGAEAPGASKAAWPRLPDREKVSVAVSAAQKETALQRLLELHLAARRRGRQAREQQRLWVLERLRLAWNRHCRVHPLGPPPSPAQLPPQARLTGEDGGAPAILPGQGWVGAPPGSLLSRTSTDTDQQQEGRICWVLPPAGSLRPTRQAPGDSALGPPQEDAVGQRRALREQLQRGLQERTWRLRAIGARNTQSFQQLLWPPGAEEPLPREERPLFTAPLSRC, translated from the exons ATGGCTCCCTTGCAGCCACAGGCAGGCCTTAGCCCTGTACCAGCACCTCTTTGGACGCCCTGCAGCCCTGGGCCAGCTCCAGGCTGCCCTGCAGCAG GTGCGAGAGAGTCGGGCCTGTCGCTCAGGACTGGAGCTGCCCACTGTGTTGCTGGAGATGGAGTGGAGCCGGAGGGCCCAGGAGCAG ATGGCTTACAAGAGCCGAACCCCACCACCAGCAGTAGCTTTGGGGACCCAGGAAGCTCTGAGTCCAAG GACCTggcccagagaggagagagaagacaagccCGACCTACAACCCAAAGGCCGTCCACAAGCCTATGGGGGAGGAAGCTCGTGTCTCTAAGACCCTCAGGCCTGCCCTCCCAGGGCCTGTCAGAACCCCAAGATCCCCCTGAGGGGCTGGACTGGAGCCTGGGCCAGGAGAGGGCAGAACTTCAGAAACTGCTGAGGATTGAGATtcctcagaggcagagagagcaggagcctcTAGAGCAGAAAGAAGAGCGCCCCGGGGGTCAGAGAGGGGAGGCCCCCAGGGGGGAGAGCAAGGAAATTCTGAGTCCGAGAGAGAAGATACACCAGGGTCAGAGTGGGGAGGCTACTCAGGCTCTGAGGGAGGAAGCCTCCGTGTATCCCCGGGGGAAGGCTCCCCAGAGTGAGAGGAGAGAGTGTCTTCAAGGTCAAAGACACAACAGCCCTGAGTGCCAGAGAAAAGAGGTCCTGCAGGAGCCGCAGAAGGAGACTCAGGGTCTGGAAGTGAAGAGCTTTTGGGCTTCCCCAGGTCGAGTCTCACAAGCCTGGGGGGTGGCTGCGGGAGAGGCGCCCACACAGCCCCCAGAGGAAGGCGGTTCCCTGAGAATTTCTAGGGATTTCTGCAAGTCCCCGGGAGAACAGAAGCCTCagcctgggggaagggagagcccTGGCTCCGGGAAAAGGACAACCCAGCTGACGCAGGGCCAAACTGACCGCCCAAAGCCGGCCACAGGAGACCCCAGGGCCGCCCAGGAGGGGGCGCGGCCTCCCCTTCCACCGCCCAGGCTCCCAGGCCCAGAGGCCGAGGAGCTAGCGGCCCCAGGCATCGGGGGCTTGGGCCCGCAGGGGCACCCCCTGGCTCTCCCAGGGCGCCCAGGGCCGGTGCCCGACCCACACGGGCTTCGGGGCCTGGAAGGAAGCCCGGGCACGGAGGAGCAGGTGCCCGGCGGTTCCACTAGGCTCCTGGGCACTGTCGGGGAGCTGAGGGGTGGCGCGGAGGCCCCCGGTGCCTCGAAGGCCGCATGGCCCAGGCTCCCAGACCGGGAGAAGGTGTCGGTGGCCGTGAGCGCGGCGCAGAAGGAGACCGCCCTGCAGCGGCTGCTGGAGCTGCACCTCGCGGCCAGGCGCCGGGGGCGACAGGCCCGCGAGCAGCAGAGGCTCTGG GTCTTGGAACGCCTCCGGCTCGCCTGGAACCGCCACTGCCGGGTGCACCCTCTGGGGCCCCCACCCAGCCCGGCCCAGCTCCCGCCACAGGCAAGACTCACGGGAGAAGACGGCGGGGCCCCCGCGATCCTgccagggcaggggtgggtgggggcgccTCCTGGGTCCCTTCTGTCGCGCACCAGCACCGACACAGACCAACAGCAGGAGGGGCGCATCTGCTGGGTGCTGCCTCCTGCTGGCTCCCTCCGGCCCACCAGGCAGGCGCCCGGGGACTCAGCGCTCGGCCCACCGCAGGAGGACGCGGTGGGGCAGCGACGGGCCCTGCGGGAGCAGCTGCAGCGAGGGCTCCAGGAGAGGACCTGGCGGCTGCGGGCCATAGGGGCCAG GAACACCCAGAGCTTCCAGCAGCTACTGTGGCCTCCTGGCGCTGAGGAGCCCTTGCCTAGAGAGGAGCGCCCACTCTTCACAGCCCCCTTGAGTCGTTGCTGA
- the KCP gene encoding LOW QUALITY PROTEIN: kielin/chordin-like protein (The sequence of the model RefSeq protein was modified relative to this genomic sequence to represent the inferred CDS: inserted 2 bases in 1 codon): protein MAGPRAALLPLVLQLTSLAQVSVTGGGGVILREPPQLADIHDSGQQEPAHPSAPAGAPQEQGRPLEERLGRLEAQMVALREQNKELEARVRQLESCECHPASAQCWGLGQAWPDGARWEPEPCTACVCREGXLPHCRGCSHNGQAYRNGETFSPDTCTTCHCLEGAITCAQKPCPRGPCPEPGACCPDCEPGCPGGHRAGETWHPEPCVICTCQAGTVRCQGPSCSELNCLESYTPPGECCPVCRPGCEYEGHSYEEGANFLSSSNPCLQCSCLSGLVRCIPLRCPPNPCPEPVPRPGHCCPTCQGCTEGGSHWEHGQEWTAPGDPCRICQCLEGHIQCRQRECASLCPYPARPLPGTCCPLCDGCFLNGREYRRGEPVGSGDPCSHCRCANGSIQCEPLPCPPVPCRHPGRIPGQCCPVCDGCEYQGHQYQSEETFRLQESGRCFRCSCQAGEVSCEEQECPVAPCALPASGPQLCPACVLDGEEFAEGVQWEPDGQPCTACSCHDGVPMCGAVLCSPAPCQHPTQPPGSCCPSCESCTYHGQVYANGQNFTDADSPCHTCHCEEGTVRCSLVDCPPTTCARPQSGPGQCCPRCPDCILEEQVFVDGESFSHPRDPCQECQCREGHARCQPRACPPAPCAHPLPGSCCQSNCNGCAFGGKEYPNGADFPHPSDPCRQCRCLGGSVQCLARHCPPLPCPEPVLLPDECCPQCPAASSGCPRPGGGVPARHLEHFSLPEDPCRRCLCLYGSVSCQRLPCPPAPCAHPRQGPCCPSCDGCLYQGKEFASGERFPSPSAACHVCLCWEGSVRCEPRACAPAQCPFPARGDCCPVCEGCEYLGETYLSSQEFPDPREPCNLCTCLGGFVTCGRRPCEPLGCSHPLTPAGHCCPTCQGCLYHGVTAAPGETLPDPLDPGCSLCTCQEGSVQCQKKPCPPALCPHPSPGPCFCPVCHSCFSQGQEHQDGEEFGGPPGSCEWCRCQAGQVSCARLPCPPLSCPLQVTEPGSCCPRCRGCLAGGEEHPEGSSWVDPQSPCSSCMCHDGVVTCARLQCVSSCARPHQGLNDCCPRCSDCEHKGRKYEPGESFQPGADPCEVCICELQPEGPPSIQCHRRQCPSLVGCPTSQLLPPGPQHCCPTCAQALSNCTESLLGSELAPPDACYTCQCQDLTWLCVHRACPELSCPLSERHTPPGSCCPMCRECVVEAEGRRVADGESWQDPSNPCITCTCHGGHVECDPEECPALSCPQGWAKVPEAGRCCERCQASAQSCAHQGREVASGESWAVDVCTTCSCVAGTVRCQSQRCPPLSCGPDEAPALSPGSCCPRCLPRPASCMAFGDPHYRTFDGRLLHFQGSCSYVLAKDCRGGDFSVHVTNANRGRRGVAWTQEVAVQLGDVTVGLLQGRVVTVDRRPVALPFLQEPLLYVELQRRTVILHAQPGLQVLWDGQSQVEVSVPGSYRGQMCGLCGNFNGFAQDDLQGPEGLLLPTEAAFGNSWQVPEGPGPSRPCFKGREVDPCKASGYRARREANARCGVLKSSPFSRCHAVVPPEPFFAACVYDLCACGPGSLADACLCDALEAYASHCRQAGVTPAWRGPTLCVVGCPLDRGFVFDECGPPCPRTCFNQHVPLGELAAHCVRPCVPGCQCPAGLVEHEAHCISPEACPPVQLTGDQPPRPLPSPGQ from the exons ATGGCGGGGCCCAGGGCCGCCCTGCTGCCCCTCGTCCTGCAGCTCACCAGCCTGGCCCAGGTCTCGGTGACCGGAGGAG GTGGGGTCATCCTCAGGGAGCCCCCTCAGCTTGCGGACATCCACGACTCCGGGCAGCAGGAGCCAGCCCACCCCTCAGCCCCTGctggggctccccaggagcaggggCGCCCCCTGGAGGAACGGCTGGGAAGGCTGGAGGCCCAAATGGTAGCACTCAGAGAGCAG AACaaggagctggaggccagggtgAGGCAGCTGGAGTCTTGTGAATGCCATCCGGCTTCTGCTCAGTGCTGGGGACTGGGGCAGGCCTGGCCTGACGGTGCTCGCTGGGAGCCTGAGCCCTGCACAGCCTGTGTCTGCCGGGAGGG GCTGCCCCATTGCCGTG GCTGCAGCCACAATGGCCAGGCCTATCGCAATGGCGAGACCTTCTCCCCAGACACCTGCACCACCTGCCACTGCCTG GAAGGAGCCATAACCTGTGCCCAGAAGCCGTGCCCAAGGGGACCCTGCCCAGAGCCAGGAGCGTGCTGTCCGGACTGTGAGCCAG GCTGCCCTGGAGGCCACAGGGCTGGGGAAACGTGGCACCCAGAGCCCTGTGTCATCTGCACCTGCCAG GCTGGGACCGTGCGGTGCCAGGGACCCTCGTGCTCGGAGCTCAACTGCCTGGAGAGCTACACCCCTCCTGGGGAGTGCTGCCCTGTCTGCCGGCCAG GCTGTGAATATGAGGGCCACTCCTACGAAGAGGGGGCCAACTTCTTGTCAAGCTCCAACCCTTGTCTCCAATGCTCCTGCCTG AGCGGCCTGGTTCGCTGCATACCCCTGAGGTGTCCGCCCAACCCCTGCCCTGAGCCGGTTCCCAGGCCCGGGCACTGCTGCCCAACCTGCCAAG gctgcaCAGAAGGTGGCTCTCACTGGGAGCACGGCCAAGAGTGGACTGCCCCTGGGGACCCCTGCCGGATCTGCCAGTGCCTG GAGGGCCACATTCAGTGCCGCCAGCGAGAGTGTGCCAGCCTGTGCCCGTACCCTGCGCGGCCCCTGCCAGGCACCTGCTGCCCACTGTGCGATG GCTGTTTCCTAAATGGGCGGGAGTACCGCCGCGGAGAGCCAGTGGGCTCTGGAGACCCCTGCTCGCACTGCCGTTGCGCT AACGGGAGCATCCAGTGCgagcctctgccctgccctcctgtGCCCTGCAGACACCCAGGCAGGATCCCTGGGCAGTGCTGCCCAGTGTGTGACG GCTGTGAGTACCAGGGACACCAGTATCAGAGTGAGGAGACCTTTAGACTCCAAGAGAGTGGGCGCTGTTTCCGCTGCTCCTGCCAG GCCGGCGAGGTCTCCTGTGAGGAGCAGGAGTGCCCGGTTGCCCCCTGTGCACTGCCTGCCTCTGGCCCCCAACTCTGCCCAG CCTGTGTGCTTGATGGAGAGGAGTTTGCCGAGGGGGTCCAGTGGGAGCCTGATGGTCAGCCCTGCACGGCCTGCTCCTGTCATGATGGCGTGCCCATGTGTGGGGCTGtgctctgctccccagccccctgccagCACCCTACCCAGCCCCCTG GTTCTTGCTGCCCCAGCTGTGAGAGCTGCACCTACCATGGCCAAGTATATGCCAATGGGCAAAACTTCACAGACGCAGATAGTCCTTGCCACACCTGCCACTGCGAG gAGGGGACTGTGAGGTGCTCCTTGGTTGACTGCCCTCCCACAACTTGTGCCAGGCCCCAGAGTGGACCCGGCCAGTGCTGTCCCAGGTGCCCAG ACTGCATCCTGGAGGAACAAGTATTTGTGGACGGAGAGAGCTTCTCCCATCCCCGAGACCCCTGCCAAGAGTGCCAGTGTCGGGAAGGCCATGCCCGTTGCCAGCCTCGggcctgcccccctgccccctgtgCCCACCCACTGCCTGGTTCCTGCTGCCAGAGCAACTGCAACG gctGTGCCTTTGGTGGGAAAGAGTACCCCAATGGAGCcgacttcccccacccctctgacCCCTGCCGGCAGTGTCGCTGTCTG GGCGGCAGCGTGCAGTGCCTCGCCCGCCACTGCCCTCCGCTGCCCTGTCCAGAGCCGGTCCTGCTGCCCGACGAGTGCTGCCCCCAGTGCCCCG CCGCCTCCTCAGGCTGCCCGCGGCCGGGGGGCGGGGTCCCTGCCCGCCACCTGGAGCACTTCTCCCTGCCCGAAGACCCCTGCCGCCGCTGCCTCTGCCTCTACGGCTCCGTGTCCTGCCAGCGGCTGCCCTGCCCACCTGCGCCCTGCGCCCACCCACGCCAGGGACCCTGCTGCCCCTCCTGCGATG GCTGCCTGTACCAGGGGAAGGAGTTTGCCAGCGGGGAGCGCTTCCCCTCACCCAGCGCTGCGTGCCACGTCTGCCTCTGCTGGGAGGGCAGCGTCCGCTGCGAACCCAGGGCCTGTGCCCCTGCTCAGTGCCCCTTTCCTGCCAGGGGTGACTGCTGCCCTGTCTGTgaag GCTGTGAGTATCTGGGGGAGACCTACCTGAGCAGCCAGGAGTTCCCAGATCCCCGAGAGCCCTGCAATCTGTGTACTTGCCTCGGAGGCTTCGTGACATGTGGCCGCCGGCCCTGCGAGCCCCTGGGCTGCAGCCACCCACTCACTCCGGCTGGACATTGCTGCCCGACCTGCCAGG GATGTCTCTATCATGGAGTCACTGCAGCCCCTGGAGAGACCCTTCCTGACCCGCTTGACCCCGGCTGTTCCCTCTGCACCTGCCAG GAAGGTTCCGTGCAGTGCCAGAAGAAGCCCTGTCCTCCAGCTCTCTGCCCCCATCCCTCTCCAGGACCCTGCTTCTGCCCAGTTTGCCACA GCTGCTTCTCCCAGGGCCAGGAGCACCAGGACGGGGAAGAGTTCGGGGGGCCCCCAGGCAGCTGTGAGTGGTGTCGGTGTCAG GCCGGCCAGGTCAGCTGCGCGCGGCTGCCGTGCCCTCCTCTGTCCTGCCCGCTCCAGGTCACGGAGCCGGGCAGCTGCTGCCCTCGATGCAGAG GCTGCCTGGCTGGTGGGGAGGAGCACCCTGAAGGCAGTAGCTGGGTGGACCCGCAGAGCCCCTGCTCCTCCTGCATGTGTCATGATGGCGTCGTGACCTGTGCCCGCCTCCAGTGTGTCAGCTCCTGCGCCCGGCCCCACCAAGGGCTCAATGACTGCTGCCCTCGATGCTCTG acTGTGAGCATAAGGGCCGCAAGTATGAACCAGGGGAGAGCTTCCAGCCTGGGGCAGACCCCTGTGAAGTGTGCATCTGTGAG CTGCAGCCTGAGGGACCCCCCAGCATTCAGTGTCATCGACGGCAGTGTCCCAGCCTGGTGGGCTGTCCCACCAGCCAGCTCCTGCCCCCTGGGCCCCAGCACTGCTGCCCCACCTGTGCCC AGGCGCTGAGTAACTGCACAGAAAGCCTGCTGGGCTCTGAGTTGGCCCCGCCTGACGCTTGCTACACCTGCCAGTGCCAG GACCTGACATGGCTCTGCGTTCACCGGGCCTGTCCCGAGCTCAGCTGTCCCCTGTCAGAGCGCCATACCCCccctgggagctgctgccccaTGTGCCGAG AGTGTGTGGTGGAGGCCGAGGGCCggagagtggccgatggagagaGCTGGCAGGACCCCAGCAACCCGTGCATTACGTGCACCTGCCAC GGGGGCCACGTGGAGTGCGACCCGGAGGAGTGCCCCGCCCTCTCCTGCCCGCAGGGCTGGGCGAAGGTGCCAGAGGCCGGCCGCTGCTGTGAGCGATGCCAAG CTTCCGCCCAGTCGTGCGCGCACCAGGGCCGGGAGGTGGCCTCCGGGGAGAGCTGGGCGGTGGACGTTTGCACCACCTGCTCCTGCGTGGCCGGCACGGTGCGCTGCCAGAGCCAACGCTGCCCGCCGCTCTCCTGTGGCCCT GACGAGGCCCCCGCCCTGAGTCCCGGCAGCTGCTGCCCCCGCTGCCTGCCTCGACCCGCCTCTTGCATGGCCTTCGGAGACCCTCATTACCGCACCTTCGACGGCCGCCTGCTGCACTTCCAGGGCAGCTGCAGCTACGTGCTGGCCAAGGACTGCCGCGGAGGGGACTTCAG CGTGCACGTGACCAACGCCAACCGGGGCCGGAGGGGTGTGGCCTGGACCCAGGAGGTGGCGGTACAGCTCGGAGACGTGACCGTGGGGCTGCTGCAGGGTAGAGTGGTCACG gTGGACAGGCGCCCCGTGGCCTTGCCCTTCCTGCAGGAGCCGCTGCTGTACGTGGAGCTGCAGAGACGCACCGTGATCCTGCACGCCCAGCCGGGGCTCCAG GTGCTGTGGGACGGGCAGTCTCAGGTGGAGGTGAGCGTACCGGGCTCCTACCGGGGCCAGATGTGCGGGCTCTGTGGGAACTTCAATGGCTTTGCCCAGGATGACCTGCAGGGCCCTGAGGGGCTGCTCCTGCCTACAGAGGCTGCCTTTGGGAATAGCTGGCAG GTCCCAGAAGGGCCGGGACCTAGCCGGCCATGCTTCAAGGGCCGCGAGGTGGATCCGTGCAAGGCATCGGGTTACCGGGCCAGGCGTGAGGCCAACGCCCGGTGTGGGGTGCTGAAGTCCTCCCCATTCAGTCGCTGCCACGCTGTTGTGCCACCGGAGCCCTTTTTCGCCGCCTGCGTGTATGACCTATGTGCCTGTGGCCCCGGCTCTTTGGCCGATGCCTGCCTCTGTGACGCCCTGGAGGCCTACGCCAGCCACTGCCGCCAGGCAGGGGTGACGCCGGCCTGGAGGGGCCCCACACTCTGTG TGGTGGGCTGTCCCCTGGACCGTGGCTTCGTGTTCGATGAGTGTGGCCCGCCCTGTCCCCGTACCTGCTTCAACCAGCACGTTCCCCTGGGAGAGCTGGCGGCCCACTGCGTGAGGCCCTGCGTTCCTGGCTGCCAGTGCCCTGCAGGCCTGGTGGAGCACGAGGCCCACTGTATCTCACCCGAGGCCTGCCCACCTGTCCAACTCACTGGCGACCAGCCCCCCAGACCTCTGCCTAGCCCTGGCCAGTAG
- the LOC131829737 gene encoding uncharacterized protein LOC131829737 isoform X1 gives MEQTAEPVGPWLPCSHRQALALYQHLFGRPAALGQLQAALQQVRESRACRSGLELPTVLLEMEWSRRAQEQLLWDLELLTGAGLSLFWPHWPQFCGLRGQARCVWSQRSKPHGGTGGDPERWASRSSRLCPLPQAGDSLSQTHQLPDGGQAVDPSWALDLGEARRDRDPRWERPPMPAEPTPDGLQEPNPTTSSSFGDPGSSESKDLAQRGERRQARPTTQRPSTSLWGRKLVSLRPSGLPSQGLSEPQDPPEGLDWSLGQERAELQKLLRIEIPQRQREQEPLEQKEERPGGQRGEAPRGESKEILSPREKIHQGQSGEATQALREEASVYPRGKAPQSERRECLQGQRHNSPECQRKEVLQEPQKETQGLEVKSFWASPGRVSQAWGVAAGEAPTQPPEEGGSLRISRDFCKSPGEQKPQPGGRESPGSGKRTTQLTQGQTDRPKPATGDPRAAQEGARPPLPPPRLPGPEAEELAAPGIGGLGPQGHPLALPGRPGPVPDPHGLRGLEGSPGTEEQVPGGSTRLLGTVGELRGGAEAPGASKAAWPRLPDREKVSVAVSAAQKETALQRLLELHLAARRRGRQAREQQRLWVLERLRLAWNRHCRVHPLGPPPSPAQLPPQARLTGEDGGAPAILPGQGWVGAPPGSLLSRTSTDTDQQQEGRICWVLPPAGSLRPTRQAPGDSALGPPQEDAVGQRRALREQLQRGLQERTWRLRAIGARNTQSFQQLLWPPGAEEPLPREERPLFTAPLSRC, from the exons ATGGAGCAGACAGCCGAACCTGTGGGCCCATGGCTCCCTTGCAGCCACAGGCAGGCCTTAGCCCTGTACCAGCACCTCTTTGGACGCCCTGCAGCCCTGGGCCAGCTCCAGGCTGCCCTGCAGCAG GTGCGAGAGAGTCGGGCCTGTCGCTCAGGACTGGAGCTGCCCACTGTGTTGCTGGAGATGGAGTGGAGCCGGAGGGCCCAGGAGCAG CTCCTGTGGGACTTGGAGCTGCTGACTGGGGCAGGGCTGAGCCTCTTCTGGCCCCACTGGCCCCAGTTCTGTGGTCTGAGGGGCCAGGCCCGGTGTGTATGGAGCCAGCGCAGCAAGCCCCATGGTGGGACAGGCGGGGACCCTGAGCGGTGGGCCAGCAGG AGTTCCAGGCTGTGCCCACTGCCTCAGGCTGGGGACTCTCTGAGCCAGACCCACCAGCTTCCAGACGG GGGGCAGGCAGTAGACCCATCATGGGCCCTGGATCTGGGCGAAGCTAGGAGGGACAGAGACCCCCGGTGGGAGAGACCTCCCATGCCTGCAGAGCCTACACCGG ATGGCTTACAAGAGCCGAACCCCACCACCAGCAGTAGCTTTGGGGACCCAGGAAGCTCTGAGTCCAAG GACCTggcccagagaggagagagaagacaagccCGACCTACAACCCAAAGGCCGTCCACAAGCCTATGGGGGAGGAAGCTCGTGTCTCTAAGACCCTCAGGCCTGCCCTCCCAGGGCCTGTCAGAACCCCAAGATCCCCCTGAGGGGCTGGACTGGAGCCTGGGCCAGGAGAGGGCAGAACTTCAGAAACTGCTGAGGATTGAGATtcctcagaggcagagagagcaggagcctcTAGAGCAGAAAGAAGAGCGCCCCGGGGGTCAGAGAGGGGAGGCCCCCAGGGGGGAGAGCAAGGAAATTCTGAGTCCGAGAGAGAAGATACACCAGGGTCAGAGTGGGGAGGCTACTCAGGCTCTGAGGGAGGAAGCCTCCGTGTATCCCCGGGGGAAGGCTCCCCAGAGTGAGAGGAGAGAGTGTCTTCAAGGTCAAAGACACAACAGCCCTGAGTGCCAGAGAAAAGAGGTCCTGCAGGAGCCGCAGAAGGAGACTCAGGGTCTGGAAGTGAAGAGCTTTTGGGCTTCCCCAGGTCGAGTCTCACAAGCCTGGGGGGTGGCTGCGGGAGAGGCGCCCACACAGCCCCCAGAGGAAGGCGGTTCCCTGAGAATTTCTAGGGATTTCTGCAAGTCCCCGGGAGAACAGAAGCCTCagcctgggggaagggagagcccTGGCTCCGGGAAAAGGACAACCCAGCTGACGCAGGGCCAAACTGACCGCCCAAAGCCGGCCACAGGAGACCCCAGGGCCGCCCAGGAGGGGGCGCGGCCTCCCCTTCCACCGCCCAGGCTCCCAGGCCCAGAGGCCGAGGAGCTAGCGGCCCCAGGCATCGGGGGCTTGGGCCCGCAGGGGCACCCCCTGGCTCTCCCAGGGCGCCCAGGGCCGGTGCCCGACCCACACGGGCTTCGGGGCCTGGAAGGAAGCCCGGGCACGGAGGAGCAGGTGCCCGGCGGTTCCACTAGGCTCCTGGGCACTGTCGGGGAGCTGAGGGGTGGCGCGGAGGCCCCCGGTGCCTCGAAGGCCGCATGGCCCAGGCTCCCAGACCGGGAGAAGGTGTCGGTGGCCGTGAGCGCGGCGCAGAAGGAGACCGCCCTGCAGCGGCTGCTGGAGCTGCACCTCGCGGCCAGGCGCCGGGGGCGACAGGCCCGCGAGCAGCAGAGGCTCTGG GTCTTGGAACGCCTCCGGCTCGCCTGGAACCGCCACTGCCGGGTGCACCCTCTGGGGCCCCCACCCAGCCCGGCCCAGCTCCCGCCACAGGCAAGACTCACGGGAGAAGACGGCGGGGCCCCCGCGATCCTgccagggcaggggtgggtgggggcgccTCCTGGGTCCCTTCTGTCGCGCACCAGCACCGACACAGACCAACAGCAGGAGGGGCGCATCTGCTGGGTGCTGCCTCCTGCTGGCTCCCTCCGGCCCACCAGGCAGGCGCCCGGGGACTCAGCGCTCGGCCCACCGCAGGAGGACGCGGTGGGGCAGCGACGGGCCCTGCGGGAGCAGCTGCAGCGAGGGCTCCAGGAGAGGACCTGGCGGCTGCGGGCCATAGGGGCCAG GAACACCCAGAGCTTCCAGCAGCTACTGTGGCCTCCTGGCGCTGAGGAGCCCTTGCCTAGAGAGGAGCGCCCACTCTTCACAGCCCCCTTGAGTCGTTGCTGA